A single genomic interval of Oryza sativa Japonica Group chromosome 7, ASM3414082v1 harbors:
- the LOC4342427 gene encoding uncharacterized protein — translation MAMATAALARAMRGGSGAGAGLAAGELLSKAPATRTSSLPAMVASRGCSNGGGRCAKVADLAEMNGRINMVEFELKREVQLMKFAVEKQRAMARVEMMEAEANRMQFRFRLMCGLVWGGSLVYIASHRY, via the exons atggcgatggcgacggcggcgctagccAGGGCGAtgcgcggcggatccggcgccggTGCGGGACTGGCGGCCGGCGAACTCCTCTCGAAGGCTCCCGCTACCCGGACTTCCTCCCTCCCCGCTATG GTCGCGTCTCGTGGTTGCTCAAACGGAGGTGGGAGGTGCGCCAAGGTGGCAGATTTGGCGGAGATGAACGGCAGGATAAATATGGTGGAGTTTGAGCTGAAGCGGGAGGTGCAACTGATGAAGTTCGCAGTTGAAAAACAAAGAGCAATGGcaag GGTTGAGATGATGGAGGCTGAGGCAAACAGGATGCAGTTTCGCTTCAGactcatgtgtggtcttgtatGGGGTGGATCGCTGGTCTACATAGCAAGTCATAGGTATTAG
- the LOC4342429 gene encoding D-amino-acid oxidase, producing the protein MATSPAAAPPRRVVICGGGVVGACTAYFLSTHAASPTVPTLVEKSSPACAASGKAGGFLALDWCDKTPALSALARASFALHRRLAATLDGGSAYGFRPVHTLSICLPTDPDPAAAAAAAASPLLPAWVDPAASAAPPRELGTTDTTAQVHPGFFTKAVLAASGAEVVIGEAERVVVRDGRVAGVVVRGRGEVDADAVVLALVPWSGRFEMVREVFDVSGLKAHSIVLRPREPENITPHALFLSYQPEPGAKMLDPEVYPRPTGEVYICGMTKDEEVPDDPETITGEPDSIAMLHKIAGRVSGQLKREEGAEVVAEQACYLPCTDDGLPVIGEMPGVKGCYVATGHSCWGILNAPATGAALAELILDGDAKIVDLAPFSPARFLKKKSKRGV; encoded by the exons atggcgacctcgccggcggcggcgccgccgcggcgcgtggTGATttgcggcggcggggtcgtcgGAGCGTGCACGGCCTACTTCCTCTCCACCCACGCGGCCTCCCCGACTGTCCCGACCCTCGTCGAGAAGTCGTCCCCGGCCTGCGCCGCCTCGGGCAAGGCCGGCGGCTTCCTCGCGCTCGACTGGTGCGACAAAACCCCGGCCCTCTCCGCGCTCGCTCGCGCCTCCTtcgcgctccaccgccgcctcgccgccacgctcgACGGCGGCTCCGCCTACGGCTTCCGCCCCGTCCACACCCTCTCCATCTGCCTCCCCACCGACCcggaccccgccgccgccgccgccgccgcggcgtccccgCTGCTCCCCGCCTGGGTCGaccccgccgcgtccgccgcgccgccgagggaGCTCGGGACGACGGACACCACCGCGCAGGTCCACCCGGGCTTCTTCACCAAGGCCGTCCTCGCCGCGTCCGGCGCCGAGGTGGTCATCGGCGAGGCGGAGCGCGTCGTCGTCCGGGACGGCCGCGTCGCCGGGGTTGTGGTCAGGGGCCGCGGCGAGGTGGACGCCGACGCCGTGGTGCTCGCGCTCGTCCCCTGGTCGGGGAGGTTCGAGATGGTCAGGGAGGTGTTCGACGTGTCCGGCCTCAAGGCGCACAGCATCGTGCTCCGGCCGCGTGAGCCCGAAAACATCACGCCGCACGCCCTGTTCCTCAGCTACCAGCCAGAGCCCGGCGCCAAGATGCTCGACCCGGAGGTCTACCCGCGGCCCACCG GGGAGGTGTACATTTGTGGAATGACCAAGGATGAGGAGGTGCCCGATGACCCGGAGACGATCACCGGTGAGCCGGACTCAATTGCGATGCTGCACAAGATCGCCGGGAGGGTTTCCGGCCAGCTGAAGAGGGAGGAAGgcgcggaggtggtggcggagcAGGCTTGCTACCTGCCGTGCACCGATGACGGTTTGCCGGTGATCGGGGAGATGCCTGGAGTGAAGGGTTGCTATGTCGCCACCGGGCACAGCTGCTGGGGGATCCTCAATGCTCCAGCCACCGGTGCCGCTCTCGCAGAGCTCATCCTCGACGGCGATGCCAAGATCGTCGATCTCGCGCCGTTCAGCCCAGCAAGGTTTCTCAAGAAGAAGAGTAAGCGTGGAGTTTAG
- the LOC4342430 gene encoding uncharacterized protein: protein MAHARAQAIRALLARCSTECPRRAAASSCIRRASLPYCSPGSYPRSLLPAVRAAGADWTRSLASRAQGGAGAGEAGAEEGEAQEWMAEWEEEEEEEEDVEPEIGDGGDGGGVALRGVEWGKRALAAAEEVLGEHFGDDVAMFAFKVSPKGYVYVRLDKLTNRYGCPGIEEIESFNKLYKQKLDELIEQGEIPLDLAIEVSSPGAERLLKVPKDLDRFKDMAMRVQYLVEGDDVVPKQILQKDGIFLLESVDIQAEHCIWKLADVKENRAAAGKGRPLNRKKRDWRLQTSFQAVKKATLYLD, encoded by the exons atggcgcacgcgcgcgcccaGGCGATCCGCGCGCTGCTCGCCAGGTGCTCGACGGAAtgcccccgccgcgccgccgcctcgtcctgcATCCGCCGCGCTTCTCTCCCTTATTGTTCCCCAGGTTCCTATCCCCGGAGCCTCCTCCCTGCGGTGCGCGCGGCTGGCGCGGATTGGACGCGCTCTCTCGCGAGCAGGGCGCAGGGCGGCGCTGGCGCAGGCGAGGCCGGCGCCGAGGAGGGTGAGGCGCAGGAGTGGATGgcggagtgggaggaggaggaggaggaggaggaagatgtcGAGCCCGAG ATcggtgacggtggcgacggcggtggggtCGCCCTGAGGGGCGTCGAGTGGGGGAAGCGCGCTctggcggcggccgaggaggtTCTTGGCGAGCACTTCGGCGACGACGTTGCGATGTTCGCCTTCAAGGTGTCGCCCAAGGGATACGTCTACGTCAGGCTTGACAAGCTCACCAACAG ATATGGGTGCCCTGGTATCGAGGAAATCGAGAGTTTTAATAAACTCTACAAGCAGAAACTGGACGAGCTAATCGAACAAGGCGAAATACCGCTGGACCTGGCAATTGAG GTCTCATCACCAGGAGCCGAACGACTTCTCAAGGTGCCCAAGGATCTGGATCGTTTTAAAGATATGGCCATGAGGGTGCAATACCTTGTTGAAGGCGATGATGTCGTCCCGAAGCAGATCCTGCAGAAGGATGGAATCTTCTTGCTCGAGTCTGTTGACATTCAGGCAGAACATTGCATCTGGAAGCTGGCAGATGTCAAGGAGAACCGAGCTGCAGCTGGGAAAGGAAGGCCATTGAACAGGAAAAAAAGGGACTGGAGGCTGCAAACTTCGTTCCAAGCAGTGAAGAAGGCAACACTATACTTGGACTAA